Genomic window (Wenzhouxiangella marina):
TCATCGAACAGGTCGCCGAACTCGGCGACAAGATCGAAGTCACCCTGAACAAGGGTGGCGACTGGTTCTGAACTCATTCGAACGGAGACCCTGATGGACGCACTCAAGACCTGGTTCGCCAATCTCGACACCGCTGACATCCTGGCCCTGGCCTGGCAGGTCATCGGCGCCCTGCTGATCTTCATCATCGGGCGCTGGGTGGCCAAGGCCCTGGTCAAGGTCCTGCGCCGCGCGATGGCGAAGCGCCAGATCGATCAGCTGCTGGTCAACTTCCTGGCCAATATCCTGTACGTCTTCCTGCTCCTGTCGGTGGTCCTGATCTCGATCGGATACCTCGGCATCGCGGTGACGCCGCTGATCGCCGTGCTCGGTGGCGCGGCCCTGGCCGTCGGCCTGGCCCTGCAGAGTTCGCTCAGCAACTTCGCTTCGGGCCTGATGCTGGTCGGCTTCCGACCCTTCACCACCGGCCACTTCGTCGAGGCCGGCGGGGTCTCAGGGACGGTCAAGAACGTCGGCATCTTCCAGACCGAGCTGACCACGCCGGACAACCGCCACATCATCGTCCCGAACAGCGAGATCACCAGCGCTCCGATCACCAACTACTCGGCCTTCGACACGCGCCGCATCGATATGATCATCGGCGTGTCCTACGACGACGATCTGAAGAAGGCGCGCGAAGTGATCGAGAGGGTGGTGACGGCGCACGAGAAGGTGCTGAAGGACCCGGCGCCGGTGTTCCTGTTGATGGACCTGGCCGATTCCAGCGTCAACTTCGCCGTCCGTCCCTGGGTGGCCACGGCCGATTACTGGGTGGTGCGCAGCGAGCTGCTGGAATCCCTCAAGGTGGAACTGGAAGCCGCCGGCTGCTCCATCCCCTACCCGCAGCGAGATGTGCACCTCTTCCAGTCCGGCAGCGCCGACTGAGGCGAACTCGGATCAGGCCGCTGTGGCCTGGAAACTCTGAATCAGGGCCGGTCTCCCATGACCGGCCTTTTTTTGTGCCGGCCCTCAGTCGTCGGACTTGTAGGACTTGATGATGTAGCCGCCGGACTTCTCGTCGTGCTGCAGTTCCAGCAAGCCGGCCTTCTGCGCTTCCTGGAGCAGATGGTTGAAGCTCTTGAAGCCATGGTAGGACTCGCTGAAGCCAGGCTTGCGGCGCTTCAGTGCCTGCTTGACCATGGACCCCCAGACCTTCTCTTCCGCATCCCGGTCGGAGAACAGATCCTCGGTCGTCTCCAGCACCAGATCGAAGGCCTCCTGCTGCTTCTCGTCGACCGCGGGCTTGGCCGCCGCCTTCTTCGAGGCCTTCTTCTTCGCGGCCTTCTTCTTGGCCGGCTTCTTCGGCTTGCGGATCAGGTCGTCGTAGAAGATGAACTCATCGCAGTTGGACATCAGCAGGTCCGAGGTCGAACTCTTGACCCCGACGCCGATCACCGTCTTGTTGTTCTCCCGAAGCTTCGAGACCAGCGGCGAGAAATCGGAATCGCCCGAGATCACCACGAAGGTGTCCACATGGCCTTTCGTATAGCAGAGGTCGAGCGCATCGACCACCATGCGGATGTCCGCCGAATTCTTGCCCGACATGCGAACGTGGGGGATATCGATCAGCTCGAAGGCCGCTTCATGCATGGCCGCCTTGAACTCGCGATACCGGCCCCAGTCGCAGTAGGCCTTGCGCACGACGATATTGCCCTTCAGGAGCAGGCGCTCGAGCACCTTCTGGATGTCGAAGGCGTCGTAGCGGGCGTCGCGAACGCCGAGGGCGACGTTCTCGAAGTCGCAGAACAGGGCCAGATTGCGGGTGGGGATGTTGCTCATGAAGCATCCGTGAAATGGGAATGTCGCTAGGGTACACCAGCCGAGGCTCACCGATCAGGGCAGACGGGGATTGCCTCGGCGCATCAAGCTCCGGGACTGACCGAAGCGGCAATCAGCTCAAGGTCGAGAGAAAGTCGTTCAGCCAGCCCTGAATCGAGATCAACGCGTCCTCGAGACGGTGGTCCGCGTCGATCAGATAGAGGTCGGCGCGGGTCTGCTCGGCAAACTTCACACTCCCCTGCCAGGGGCAGATATCGTCTCGCCAGCCATGAACCACGGTGATCCGATCGCAGCGCGGCGCATAGGACTCACGCACCACGCCACCGGGCATCCGATCTTCCATGAACAGGGCCGGCGCCATCAGGAACAGGCCGGCCACCGGCACGACCTCGGCCGCCGCCAGGGACACCAGACCGCCCAGGGACGAACCGACCAGGACCGGCGCCTCGTCCAACTCTGAAATGCGGGCTTTCAAACGCTCTACCCGCCCGAAGGGATCATCCTGCAGATCCGTGTAGTCGATCGCTTCGACAGAACATCCGATCCGTTCGGCCACCGGCGCCAGCACCTGGATCTTGCGGCTCTGCGGACTGGACAGATGGCCGTGGGAGAAAATCACGCGCATTTTGAAAACCTTTTGGTCGCAAAGCAACGAAGACCAAGAATCTTTTGGTCGCAAAGCAGCGAAGCAGCAAAGAAAAGCAATAATCTTTTAAACGCCAAGGCGCGAAGACGCTAAGGCAAAAAAGCGGATTAACAGCTCATTGGTTTTCGCTTTCCCTGGCGTCTTAACGTTACCAGAAGTTTTATTCCTTTTATTTTTTCCTTTCCTTGGCTGCTTAGCTGCTTCGCGTTCTAAAGATTTTCCGTCTTTGCTGCTTCGCTGCTTTGCGTTTCAAAGATTCCGCCCTTGACCTTAACCCAACTCCTCCCGACCCTTGAAATGCTCCAGGGCCTCGGGGTTGGCCAGGGCCGAGGTGTTCTTGACCGGCCGGCCATGGATCACGTCTCTGACCGCCAGTTCGGTGATCTTTCCGGACACGGTTCGGGGAATGTCCGGCACCGCGAGGATCACCGCCGGCACGTGGCGGGGGGTGGCATTGGCGCGGATGGTCCTGCGGATTCGATCGCGCAGCTCATCGTCCAGCTCGACACCCTCCCGCAGCCGAACGAACAGCACGACGCGCACGTCACCCTCGTAATCCTGACCGACGCAGATCGACTCGATGACCTCATCGAGTTTCTCGACCTGGCGGTAGATTTCCGCGGTCCCGATGCGCACGCCACCGGGATTCAGCGTGGCGTCCGAGCGCCCGTAGATCACCAGACCACCGCGTGGCGTCAGTCGCGCGTAGTCACCATGGCTCCAGATGCCCGGGTGGGTCTCGAAGTAGGCGGCGCGGTAGCGCGAACCGTCCTCGTCCTTCCAGAAGCCGACGGGCATGCAGGGAAATGGCTGGGAGCAGGTCAGCTCGCCGGTCTCGTCGACCACGACCTCGCCATCGTCGTTGCGGATCTCGACCTTCAACCCCAAGCCCCGGCACTGCAGTTCGCCCTTGTAGACCGGCAGGATGGGGTTGCCGAGAGCGAAGCAGGACACGATGTCCGTGCCACCGGAGATGGAACTCAGCTGCACGTCCGACTTGATGTCGCGATAGACGTAGTCAAAGGACTCGGGTAGCAGCGGCGATCCCGTCGACAGGATGGCCTTGAGGGCATCGAGCCTGTGGGTCTCGCGCGGTTTGATGCCGGCCTTGTCGCAGGCCGCGATCCACTTCGCGCTGGTCCCGAACACCGACACGCGGGCCTCGTCGGCCAGATCCCAGAGCACATTGCCGTCCGGAGCGAAGGGCGAGCCGTCGAACAGCACGATGGTCGAGCCGACGGCCAGGCCGGAGACCAGCCAGTTCCACATCATCCAGCCGCAGGTCGTGAAGTAAAACAGGCGATCGTCCCGGTGCAGGTCCGTGTGCAGCATCAGCTCCTTCAGATGCTGCAAGAGCGTCCCGCCCTGCCCGTGCACGATGCACTTGGGCACGCCCGTGGTGCCCGAGGAATAGAGGATATAGAGCGGGTGATCGAAGGGCAGCTGGGCAAATTCGATCTCGCGGGCAGAAGCATCACGAAACTCGTCCCACAGGATGGCCTTGGGCAGGCCGCCGAGATCCACGGCCTCGGCCACGTAGGGCGTGACCACGATGCGCTCGATCGAAGGCATCTTCTCGGCCAGCTCACGGACCCGCGCCAGGCAGTCGAAGGTCTTGCCGTTGTAGCGGTAGGCGGCCGCGCAGAACAGCACCTTGGGCTCGATCTGACCGAAGCGATCGAGCACGCCCTGGACGCCGAAGTCCGGCGAGCAGGACGACCAGACCGCGCCGATCGAGCTGGCCGCCAGCATGGCGATCACGGTCTCGGGAAGGTTCGGCAGGTAGCCGGCGACGCGATCGCCCTCCCCGACGCCCATCGCGCGCAGCGCCGATGCCACTTCCGCCACCCGCCGATACAGTTCGGCGTGGCTGATCTGGCCGTGGATGCCGTCTTCGCCGGCGTGGATGATTGCCGGACGGTCGTCGCGATGCTTCAGGAGATTCTCGGCAAAGTTCAATCGAGCCTCCGGAAAGAAGCGCGTGCCCGGCATCGCCGGCCAGGCTTCGGTCACGCGCTGACCGCGTTGCTCCGCCACCACCGAGCCGAACTCCCACATCGCCGTCCAGAAGGCCTCGGGCTGGTCGATGGAGAAGCGGTAGAGCGACGCCCAGTCGCGAACGCCGGGATCGAGCTGCTGCCCGATCACCTGAATGAAGCGGGCCATGTGCGTGGCGGCCGCGCGTTCCGGGGCCGGTGTCCAGAGGGGTTCGGTCATGGTCGAAGCGATGCCGTCGGGCGCAATTGGAACAGCCGGCAAGGGTAACCAATCCGGCTGGATCAGTCACCTGTACCTAAGGGAAGGCCTTCGAGGAAGGAGCGAGTGGATGACCCCGATCAGGGCTCGGCGATCACTCGACTGGAGTTGCGCATGAACATCCGATAGAGCACGGGGATCACGAACAGGGTCAGCAGGGCAGAGACGGTCAGCCCCCAGACCAGGGTCACGGCCACCGGCCCCCAGAGCAGGGAGCGGCCGCCCAGGCCGACCGCCAATGACATCAGGCCGGCGATGGTCGTGGCCGTGGTCATGAAGATCGGGATCACACGCCGGCGAGCGGCATAGATGGTGGCGTGCAGAGGCCGCATGCCCACCGCCAGGCGCTGGTTGGCCGCGTCGATCAGGACGATGGCCGCGTTCACGGCGATGCCCGCCAGGGCGATGATGCCGTAGAGAGTATAGAGGCTCAGAGGATTGCTCGAGACGAGCAGGCCGAAGACCACGCCGGTGAAGGCCATCGGCACGGTCAGCAGGATCAGCATGGGCTGGAAGTAGCTCTGGAACTGGGTCGCCAGAATCAGGTAGATCAGGCCCAGACCCAGCAGGAAGAGCACGGCCATGGAGTCCAGCGACTCGTTGATGTCGTCAAGCTCGCCGGTGAAATCGAGATTGGTGCCGGGGAACTCGGCGCGCACCTCTTCCCAGGCCGCCCGAATCCGTTCATTGACCTCCACGGTGTTGGTCAGTTCGGGGTCGATGTCGGCCTCGACCGTGACCGCCCGGCGCAGATTCCAGTGCCTGATATTGCCCGGCGCGCTGCCGGTCTCGGCCTCGACCAGGGCGCCCAGATGGGTCTGCTGACCGCCCGGCAGGACGACCGGATCATCGAGTACGCGGGCCGGGTCCTGCAGGGGGGCGCGATCGGCCTTGACCCGCAGCTCGAAGCGATCGCCCGCCTCGCGCGTGAAACCGACGACTTCGCCATCGACGTGCAGACGGAGCAGTCGGGCCAGCACGGTCGGCGGCAGACCGAGGCGTGCCAGGGCTTCGAGATCCGGATCGAGCACCAGCTCGGAGCGCCCCGGGGTCCGATCGTCACTGATGTCCCGCGTGCCCTCGATGTCGGCCACGATCCCGCGAACGCGCTCGACGGCGCGATTGAGCTCATCGAAATCGTCGGCCCTCACCTTGACGTTGACCGGCAGCTGCACCGGCGGCCCGCCCGAGAGCTGCAGGAAGGCGATGGACGCCTCGCCCGGCGTGGCCAGCACGTGCTCGCGCATGCCCTCGACGATCTGATCGACACGACGCCCGCCCTTGACCGAGTTCAGCGAGACCAGCACCTGCCCGAACTGATCGCCGAA
Coding sequences:
- a CDS encoding acetoacetate--CoA ligase, which translates into the protein MTEPLWTPAPERAAATHMARFIQVIGQQLDPGVRDWASLYRFSIDQPEAFWTAMWEFGSVVAEQRGQRVTEAWPAMPGTRFFPEARLNFAENLLKHRDDRPAIIHAGEDGIHGQISHAELYRRVAEVASALRAMGVGEGDRVAGYLPNLPETVIAMLAASSIGAVWSSCSPDFGVQGVLDRFGQIEPKVLFCAAAYRYNGKTFDCLARVRELAEKMPSIERIVVTPYVAEAVDLGGLPKAILWDEFRDASAREIEFAQLPFDHPLYILYSSGTTGVPKCIVHGQGGTLLQHLKELMLHTDLHRDDRLFYFTTCGWMMWNWLVSGLAVGSTIVLFDGSPFAPDGNVLWDLADEARVSVFGTSAKWIAACDKAGIKPRETHRLDALKAILSTGSPLLPESFDYVYRDIKSDVQLSSISGGTDIVSCFALGNPILPVYKGELQCRGLGLKVEIRNDDGEVVVDETGELTCSQPFPCMPVGFWKDEDGSRYRAAYFETHPGIWSHGDYARLTPRGGLVIYGRSDATLNPGGVRIGTAEIYRQVEKLDEVIESICVGQDYEGDVRVVLFVRLREGVELDDELRDRIRRTIRANATPRHVPAVILAVPDIPRTVSGKITELAVRDVIHGRPVKNTSALANPEALEHFKGREELG
- a CDS encoding mechanosensitive ion channel family protein, encoding MDALKTWFANLDTADILALAWQVIGALLIFIIGRWVAKALVKVLRRAMAKRQIDQLLVNFLANILYVFLLLSVVLISIGYLGIAVTPLIAVLGGAALAVGLALQSSLSNFASGLMLVGFRPFTTGHFVEAGGVSGTVKNVGIFQTELTTPDNRHIIVPNSEITSAPITNYSAFDTRRIDMIIGVSYDDDLKKAREVIERVVTAHEKVLKDPAPVFLLMDLADSSVNFAVRPWVATADYWVVRSELLESLKVELEAAGCSIPYPQRDVHLFQSGSAD
- a CDS encoding alpha/beta hydrolase, producing the protein MRVIFSHGHLSSPQSRKIQVLAPVAERIGCSVEAIDYTDLQDDPFGRVERLKARISELDEAPVLVGSSLGGLVSLAAAEVVPVAGLFLMAPALFMEDRMPGGVVRESYAPRCDRITVVHGWRDDICPWQGSVKFAEQTRADLYLIDADHRLEDALISIQGWLNDFLSTLS
- a CDS encoding NYN domain-containing protein; protein product: MSNIPTRNLALFCDFENVALGVRDARYDAFDIQKVLERLLLKGNIVVRKAYCDWGRYREFKAAMHEAAFELIDIPHVRMSGKNSADIRMVVDALDLCYTKGHVDTFVVISGDSDFSPLVSKLRENNKTVIGVGVKSSTSDLLMSNCDEFIFYDDLIRKPKKPAKKKAAKKKASKKAAAKPAVDEKQQEAFDLVLETTEDLFSDRDAEEKVWGSMVKQALKRRKPGFSESYHGFKSFNHLLQEAQKAGLLELQHDEKSGGYIIKSYKSDD